The Streptomyces pratensis genomic interval CCTGCTCGACGCCAACCGGGGCAACGACCTGGTCCAGTGGGTCCAGGACTCGGCCCACTGGCTGGCCGGCTGGTCGTACGACCTGTTCACCTTCGATGAAGCGTGGGCTCGCGTCGTCGCCGGCTACGGTCTGGCCGCAGCCGTCTACCTGTTCGTCGGTCACGCCGTGGCGGGACGGATCCGCCGCTCCTAGCGGACGGGTTCCTCACGGCAGCAGTCCGGCTCCAGTCCCTTCGGCAGCCGTTCGCCACCGAAGACCGCGGTGGTCGCCTCGTCCCCCCCGAGCGCGGCCACCGCGAGCAGCAGTGATCCGGCGGTCCAGGTGGTGAGTTCCTCGGGCCATATGGCCCGCTCGCCCTCGAAGACGTATCCCGTCCAGTAGAGGCCGCCCTCGGCCCGCAGGTGCTGGACGGACTGCAGGATCTCCAGGGCACGGTCCGACTCGCCCGTCACCCAGAGCGCCAGGGCCAGTTCGCAGCTCTCGCCGCCCGTGACCCAGGGGTTGGGGAGCACGCAGCGCACACCGAGACCGGGGACCACGAAGCTCTCCCAGCCCTCCTCGATGCGCCGCGTCGCGGCCGTGCCGGTGACCGCGCCGCCGAGGACCGGGTAGTACCAGTCCATCGAGTAGCGGCTCTTGTCCAGGAAGCGCTCCGGGTGGCTGCGGATCGCGTGGCCGAGGGCGCCGGCCGCGAGCTCCCAGTCCGGCTGCGCCTCCTCGCGCTGTTCCGCCAGTGCCAGCGCGCAGCGCAGCGCCTGGTGGACGGAGGAGGAGCCCGTCAGCAGCGCGTCGGTGACGGGGGTGCCGTCGGGTTCCCGCTTCCAGCCGATCTCGCCGCCGGGCTGCTGGAGCCGCAGCACGAACTCGATCGCCGCGTAGACGGTCGGCCACATCCGGTCGACGAACGCGTCGTCGCCGGTGGCTAGGTAGTGGTGCCAGACGCCGACGGCCACGTAGGCGCAGAAGTTG includes:
- a CDS encoding prenyltransferase, with translation MSTPEQTEHLVLPGVLTAEQATETVEALLAVQREDGALPWFRGHHLDPWDHTEAAMALDAAGEHEAAARAYAWLARHQNDDGSWYAAYHDGDPDRPTDLGRETNFCAYVAVGVWHHYLATGDDAFVDRMWPTVYAAIEFVLRLQQPGGEIGWKREPDGTPVTDALLTGSSSVHQALRCALALAEQREEAQPDWELAAGALGHAIRSHPERFLDKSRYSMDWYYPVLGGAVTGTAATRRIEEGWESFVVPGLGVRCVLPNPWVTGGESCELALALWVTGESDRALEILQSVQHLRAEGGLYWTGYVFEGERAIWPEELTTWTAGSLLLAVAALGGDEATTAVFGGERLPKGLEPDCCREEPVR